From a region of the Panthera uncia isolate 11264 chromosome B1, Puncia_PCG_1.0, whole genome shotgun sequence genome:
- the PDHA2 gene encoding pyruvate dehydrogenase E1 component subunit alpha, testis-specific form, mitochondrial: protein MRKMLAAAVSRVLSGVTQKPASRVLVASCNYSNDAMFAIKKCDLYRLEEGPPVTTLLTREDGLKYYRMMQTVCRMELKADQLYKQKFIRGFCHLCDGQEACSVGLEAGINPTDHVITSYRAHGLCYTRGLSVRSILAELTGRRGGCAKGKGGSMHMYVKNFYGGNGIVGAQGPLGAGIALACKYKGNKEVCLTLYGDGAANQGQIAEAHNMAALWKLPCVFICENNLYGMGTPVERASASTDYYKRGNFIPGLRVDGMDVLGVREATKFVADYCRSGKGPIVMELQTYRYHGHSMSDPGISYRTREEVQNVRKKSDPIMLLKDRMVNSELATVEELKDIDVEVRKEVEDAAQFALTDPEPPLEELAHHIYCNTPAFEVRGANQWIKFKSLS, encoded by the coding sequence ATGAGGAAGATGCTCGCTGCCGCTGTCTCCCGCGTGTTGTCCGGGGTCACGCAGAAGCCCGCTAGCAGAGTGCTGGTGGCATCCTGTAACTATTCAAATGATGCGATGTTTGCAATTAAGAAATGTGATCTTTATCGCTTAGAAGAGGGTCCCCCTGTCACAACACTGCTCACCCGGGAGGATGGGCTAAAATACTACAGGATGATGCAGACTGTTTGCCGAATGGAGCTGAAGGCAGATCAGCtgtataaacaaaaatttatccGTGGGTTCTGTCATTTGTGCGATGGTCAGGAAGCTTGTTCTGTGGGCCTGGAGGCCGGGATAAATCCCACCGACCATGTCATCACATCCTATCGGGCTCATGGCTTGTGCTATACTCGTGGACTCTCTGTCCGATCAATTCTTGCAGAGCTGACAGGACGAAGGGGAGGCTGTGCTAAAGGAAAAGGAGGATCGATGCATATGTATGTCAAGAATTTCTATGGGGGCAATGGCATTGTTGGCgcacaggggcccctgggagcTGGTATTGCTCTGGCCTGTAAATACAAGGGAAACAAGGAGGTCTGTTTGACTCTTTATGGGGATGGTGCTGCGAATCAGGGTCAGATAGCTGAAGCTCACAATATGGCAGCTTTGTGGAAATTACCCTGTGTTTTCATCTGTGAGAATAACCTCTATGGAATGGGAACCCCTGTTGAGAGAGCATCAGCCAGCACCGATTACTATAAGAGAGGAAATTTTATCCCTGGACTAAGGGTAGACGGAATGGATGTTCTAGGTGTTCGGGAGGCAACTAAGTTTGTAGCTGACTACTGTAGATCTGGAAAGGGGCCCATAGTGATGGAGCTGCAGACCTACCGGTATCATGGACACAGTATGAGTGACCCTGGGATCAGTTATCGTACCCGAGAAGAAGTTCAGAATGTGAGAAAGAAGAGCGATCCTATTATGCTTCTCAAAGACAGAATGGTGAACAGTGAGCTTGCCACTGTTGAGGAACTAAAGGATATTGATGTTGAAGTGAGGAAAGAAGTGGAGGATGCAGCCCAGTTTGCTCTGACTGATCCTGAACCACCTTTGGAAGAATTAGCTCATCACATCTACTGCAATACTCCAGCTTTTGAAGTTCGTGGTGCAAACCAGTGGATCAAGTTCAAGTCCCTCAGTTAA